A part of Candidatus Deferrimicrobium sp. genomic DNA contains:
- the tmk gene encoding dTMP kinase, with the protein MNAHFVTFEGIEGSGKTTQIRRLSAHLAAKGVPHLVTREPGGTPLADEIRALVLVPREETVFPEAELLLYEAARAQHVRGHILPALLSGRAVLCDRFGDATAAYQAHARGLDALLVDRLNLFAAGGLVPALTLLFDLPPEAGFARVKGRGGAKDRLERESLDFHRAVREGYLRLAGRDPGRVVRIDAAGTEEEVFQSVLRAVSQRFGW; encoded by the coding sequence ATGAATGCCCATTTCGTAACGTTTGAGGGCATTGAAGGTTCTGGTAAAACGACGCAGATCCGGCGGCTCTCGGCGCACCTCGCCGCAAAGGGCGTCCCTCACCTCGTCACCCGAGAGCCCGGCGGCACCCCCCTTGCGGACGAGATCCGCGCGCTCGTGCTCGTCCCCCGCGAGGAAACCGTCTTCCCCGAGGCCGAGCTTCTCCTCTACGAGGCGGCCCGGGCCCAGCACGTCCGCGGGCACATCCTTCCGGCGCTCCTGTCCGGCCGGGCCGTTCTGTGCGACCGCTTCGGCGACGCGACGGCGGCGTACCAGGCGCACGCGCGGGGACTCGACGCTTTGCTGGTGGACCGGCTGAACCTGTTCGCTGCGGGGGGGCTCGTCCCCGCCCTGACGCTCCTGTTCGACCTGCCGCCCGAGGCGGGATTCGCCCGCGTCAAGGGGCGCGGGGGAGCGAAGGACCGGCTGGAGCGGGAGTCCCTCGACTTCCACCGCGCCGTTCGAGAGGGGTACCTCCGCCTCGCCGGACGGGACCCCGGCCGGGTCGTCCGGATCGACGCCGCCGGCACGGAAGAAGAGGTGTTCCAAAGCGTCCTCCGGGCGGTGTCGCAGCGGTTCGGATGGTAG
- the holB gene encoding DNA polymerase III subunit delta', which yields MVEPLSSIIGQERAIALLRRYIGAEAVPQGLLFSGEEGVGKEKTARSFAAALLCRKPGTDGACGSCPDCRLLASGAHPNFFFITPETQFLRIDEIRALREELSLKAFSDRPRVAILCPADRMTAQAANALLKTLEEPPAGAHLILIAHRTSVLMPTIVSRCQRVPFFPLPPDAVAEILTRHPDAGGEHPRPVIVLAAKVSGGSPGRALSLLPELAEEREAWLALFTKLSPAAAVKLAERWKGEGDTPGRLAAPISLVRDLSLLSSGGGAAIMNEDMREPLVAAAVHPPENGWDAAFRELLSISRMPPQPQKRLMLEAFFFGLHGKG from the coding sequence ATGGTAGAGCCCCTCTCCTCGATCATCGGCCAGGAACGGGCCATCGCCCTTTTGCGCCGATATATCGGAGCTGAGGCGGTCCCCCAGGGGCTTCTCTTCTCCGGCGAGGAAGGGGTGGGGAAGGAGAAGACCGCCCGGTCGTTCGCCGCCGCCCTTCTCTGCCGGAAGCCCGGAACGGACGGGGCGTGCGGATCGTGCCCCGACTGCCGGCTGCTCGCTTCCGGCGCCCATCCCAACTTCTTTTTCATCACGCCGGAAACGCAGTTCCTCCGGATCGACGAGATCCGCGCGCTGCGGGAGGAACTCTCCCTCAAGGCGTTCTCCGACCGTCCTCGCGTCGCGATCCTTTGCCCCGCCGACCGGATGACGGCACAGGCCGCCAACGCTCTGCTGAAAACGCTCGAGGAGCCGCCCGCCGGCGCGCACCTGATCCTTATCGCCCACAGGACCTCGGTCCTGATGCCCACGATCGTCTCCCGGTGCCAGAGAGTCCCCTTCTTCCCGCTCCCCCCCGATGCGGTCGCGGAGATCCTGACCCGCCACCCCGACGCCGGCGGGGAGCATCCCCGGCCCGTGATCGTCCTGGCCGCCAAAGTCTCCGGGGGAAGCCCGGGGCGTGCCCTCTCGCTCCTGCCCGAGCTCGCGGAGGAGCGGGAGGCGTGGCTCGCGCTTTTCACGAAGCTCTCCCCGGCGGCAGCGGTGAAACTCGCGGAGAGGTGGAAGGGCGAGGGGGATACCCCGGGACGCCTGGCCGCACCGATCTCGCTGGTCCGGGATCTGTCCCTCTTATCTTCCGGGGGCGGAGCGGCTATAATGAACGAGGATATGCGGGAGCCCCTCGTGGCCGCCGCCGTCCATCCCCCGGAGAACGGGTGGGACGCGGCGTTCCGGGAGCTCCTGTCGATCTCACGCATGCCTCCACAGCCACAGAAACGGCTGATGCTGGAGGCGTTTTTCTTCGGATTGCACGGGAAGGGATGA
- a CDS encoding regulatory iron-sulfur-containing complex subunit RicT, with the protein MDIAGIRLRGVCKIFHFDCTGVALRRGDYAVVQTERGASLGTVIRRVEGHTPKGEKPPFGKVLRVASAEDMRAHQENARREAEAEAFCIARIAERGLPMKLVRAEYLLDRSKAVFYFTADGRIDFRELVKDLAHELRTRIEMRQIGVRDEARAVGGVGPCGKELCCATFLRDFEPITVKMAKDQKLSLNPAKLSGVCGRLMCCLIYEHDSYARQKGCGACPSPKAPPPAPIPAAQPDDEEEMTVRLTDDEEGTP; encoded by the coding sequence ATGGACATCGCCGGTATCCGCCTTCGTGGCGTCTGCAAGATCTTTCACTTCGACTGCACGGGGGTGGCCCTGCGGCGCGGCGACTACGCGGTCGTGCAGACGGAACGGGGAGCATCGCTGGGCACGGTGATCCGCCGGGTCGAGGGCCACACGCCGAAGGGAGAGAAGCCCCCTTTCGGCAAGGTCCTCCGGGTGGCCTCGGCGGAGGATATGCGCGCCCATCAGGAGAACGCCCGCCGGGAGGCCGAGGCGGAAGCGTTCTGCATCGCACGCATCGCGGAGCGGGGGCTCCCGATGAAACTGGTGCGGGCCGAGTACCTCCTCGACCGCAGCAAGGCGGTCTTCTACTTCACGGCGGACGGCCGGATCGACTTCCGGGAGCTGGTGAAGGACCTGGCCCACGAGCTTCGCACGCGCATCGAGATGCGCCAGATCGGCGTGCGCGACGAGGCGCGCGCGGTCGGTGGGGTGGGTCCTTGCGGAAAGGAGCTTTGCTGCGCGACTTTCCTGCGCGACTTCGAGCCGATCACGGTCAAGATGGCGAAGGACCAGAAACTGTCGCTCAACCCGGCGAAGCTATCCGGGGTCTGCGGGCGGCTGATGTGCTGCCTGATCTACGAGCATGACTCGTACGCCCGCCAGAAGGGATGCGGGGCCTGTCCCTCCCCCAAGGCGCCTCCGCCCGCCCCGATCCCTGCCGCGCAGCCCGACGACGAGGAGGAGATGACCGTCCGATTGACCGACGACGAGGAAGGAACGCCGTGA